In Clostridium omnivorum, the DNA window GGAGATAACAAGGCTGAGTCTGAAATTGAAAAGAGATGGTATGCTAATGGTGATGAAATTGCCGCTTTCCTTAGAAGCATAAACCCTTATTGGTCCGAGGAAGATTGGAGAAAGATGTACCGTACACACCTTGGACTTGTTAAATCCGAAGCTGTTATTTTGCTTACTAAAAACTACTCAACTGAAGCTTCTATATATGATAAACTTGAAACTCAGGCATTGGAAATGGCTGATATGATGATACAGGGCATTATTAAGCAATTTCCAGAAAAATTTAAATAAAATGCTAAAAGGACAAACGGCGTTTTACATCGTTTGTCCTTTTGACGAATACGTTATACGGATTCCATTTTAAAGTTATGATATCTAAAAGCTAGACACTAAATGATCTATCTTGGAACATTCGTGTATTATCATTAATTATTTAAGACTTAATATTAAATACATTGTCTATATCCTGAGTTATTTTACTATCAATAAATCCTTCTTCTTTCATCTTGTTCAAAATATCCATTGCTGACCTATGGCTTAAGGCTCTTCTATAGGGCCTTTCCTCAGTCAGCGCTTCATATATATCAAGGCAAGCTATAAGACGAGAATTAAAATCTAATGCTTCTGCTGTCTTTCCAAAAGGGTACCCTTGTCCATTAAGCTTTTCGTGATGATTTGATGCCCACTCTGTAATATCCTCAAAGCCACTAATTTCCTGTAGAGCTTGCCTGGTATAGAAGGAAGTATAAGCTGTTCTCTTTCCATGGTTTGAGGACACGCCCAGTATATCAATCTCTACAAAGTCCAGCGCAAAAGATACAGCTCTTAAAAATTCATTTAAATTAAATAACAATTTATATCCCTCCTAGTATTTCATTGTATTCTACTATCAATCTGTTATCATGATTATAAAATAAAATGATGAAGATTGCATTATAAAAGAGATGGCTATAGTAGCTAGTTTTATAAAGCTGTCAAAAAAAACCTGTTGCTTTTTTAAAATCCTTTAATTATAATCAAATTCAGATATATTTTATATGAATTAATAAATGCTTAGATCAGGAAAAGTAAATTGCAGAAAACAGACAGAGAAAAGTTCCTTGGGTGAGAGAGCTTTATGGCAGAATGCAGTTGAAGTGCCCCTGTGAGCAGTTAACCGAAATTTAGTAGGCTTATCCGGATTTCTCCCGTTATAGAGATATGGTATGTAAGTACCAGATGAAAGATAGGCATTTTTATGCCTAACCAGAGTGGAACCGCGGAAGTCAACCTTCTGCCTCTGAATTTTATTCAGAGGCAGAAGGTTTTTTGTTTTTCTCTGACAGGGCCCGTTTGAGAAAAAACTTGTAATTTAAATAAAAAATTGGAGGAAGAAAAATGAATTTACAATATATTTCCCTGTTAATATCAGCTTCAATCTTAGGTATTTTATTCTTTATGAAGACTAAAAAAAATAATTTTGGAATTAGAGTTTTAACTGCAATGATATTTGGAGTTGCTGTTGGCATAATTCTAAAAAACAACGCTTTAATAATTGAACCTCTTGGAACTATTTATGTTAACCTGATTAAGATGCTCGTTATACCTCTTGTTATGGCATCTTTAATTTCAAGTATAACTACTCTAGACAACACAGAAAAACTTAAAAGAATAAGCTTTAAATCTCTTGGATTTTTAATTGCTACCACAGTGCTTGCTACTGGTATAGGCTTAATTGTTGGAAAGGTAATGAATCTAGGCTCAGGCATGCAGTTTGTAAAGGATGCAGCCTTTAAGGCTAAAGAAGTCCCAAAGTTTTCTTCTGTTATAGTAGACATGTTCCCTATTAACCCAATTAGCGACATGGCAAATGCAAAGATGATTCCTGTTATTATTTTTTCGATATTAGTTGCTGTTGCAATAAATGTGGAGGGTACAAAGCAACCTGAAGCAGTTAAACCTGTTAAAGACTTCATTAGCTCATTCTCAAAAATAATGTTTAGTCTAACAAGGATGATAATAGAACTAACCCCTTATGGAGTATATGGTTTGATGGTGCCTGTAGCAGCTAAATATGGAGTTGCATCACTGCTTCCTTTAGGCAAGTTTATACTGGCTATGTATATAGGCTGCCTTATTCATATAGCTTTAGTTCATGGAAGCCTGATAGCTTTAATTGCCAAGGTTAATCCAATAAAATTCTTTACGAAAATTTCTGAAGCTTTAGTAGTTGCCTTCACAACAAGAAGCAGTTATGGTACATTACCAATAACTATAAGAGTATTAACAGAAAAAGTAAAAGTCTCTGACAGAATAGCCAGCTTTACAGCCTCCCTTGGAGCCTCCATTGGAATGAACGGCGGAGGCGGAGTTTACCCAACTCTTGTAGCAATATTTGTAGCAAGACTATTTAACATTGAGCTTACCTTTGCTCACTATATACTGCTCTTTGTAACAGCAGCAATAAGCTCTATAGGAATTGCAGGAGTACCTGGGGCCGCTACCATATCAGCGACAGTTGTTCTTTCAAGCCTTGGACTTCCAGTAGAAGGTCTAGCTATGATTTTAGGTATTGATGTGGTTGTAGATATGATAAGAACAATGACAAATGTTACAGGTGCTGCAGTAGCCTCAATTCTTGTGGCAAGCACTGAAAATGAACTAGATGTTGATGCCTTTAACAAGAGTGATGTAAAAAATGAGCTAACCGTAGCTTAATATAAAAGAAAGGACTGAATTAAACATGAAAAAAATATATGTTATCCATGAAAATGACCAATGGTTAGTACCACTAAGAAAAGAATTTGAGAAGTTAAACCTTCCCTATGAAGAATGGTTTTTAGCTAAAGGAACACTTGATTTAACCAAAACACCTCCTGAAGGAGTTTTCTATAACAGAATGAGTGCCTCATCCCACACAAGAGATCACCGTTATGCTGCTGAATATACATCAGCTGTACTGGCTTGGCTTGAAGCTCACGGCAGAAGAGTGGTAAACAACAGTAACGCACTAAAGCTTGAGGTAAGCAAGGTGGCTCAATATGTTTCCTTAAATATCTTTGGTATTCGTACACCTAAAACAATTGCCGCAATTGGAAAAGAGGAAATAATTAAAGCCGCAAAAGAATTCGAAGGTGCCTTTATTACTAAACATAACAGAGCAGGAAAAGGTCTTGGAGTACAAAAGTTTGAGAATATTGAAGCTCTTGAAAAGTACGTTTATGGATCAGATTTTGAGGAACCAGTAGATGGAATAACCTTAATCCAACAGTACATTGATTCGCCTGCTCCTTTTATAGTAAGAAATGAATTCATCGGTGGAAAATACTATTACTCAGTACAAGTAAATACTTCAGAAGGCTTCCAGCTTTGTCCTGCTGATGCCTGCCAGGTAGGAGATGCCTTCTGCCCTGCTAGCGAAAGCTCCTCTTCAAAGTTTACTGTACTTGAAGGCTTTGAAAATCCTATTTTTGAAAATTACGAAAAATTTCTTGCTGCAAACGGAATTGAGATTGCAGGCATAGAAATGATAACTGATAGAAAAGGTCAAATATACACATATGATGTAAATACTAACACTAACTATAATTCTGAAGCTGAAAATAAGGCTGGAGTTTCTGGAATGGGTGCAATCGCCAAATTCTTAGGTGAGGAATTGGAAAAATTAAAGACTAATTAAGACTTTTAAATTCATCTAAATCCTATGAAATAATTTTATCTATGAATTTTTATGTACGTCTCCATGAATAAATAGGAGCATTCAAAAATGAAGCACGTGCAAAGTAATAATTACTGATTTTAGATTCTTTAAAAAATCTATAGCTGTATTCACAATAATTAAAAACTCCTGGAGTAGTATTTCAGGAGTTTTTATATGTCATTTACACAATTATTTTAGTTACTCATATATCATTATTAATTTTTTGTTTGCTTTTAACCGTTATTTTTAAAGAACCATAATTCAGAAATATGAATCATGGCCTCTAGCATCTCAATATTATATGTTTTATCTTAAAATATTATTTTTTTAATAAGTAATCAACCAATGCCTTATTACCAGCTATACATCCGCCACATCCTGTACCAACTTTAGTAATAGCTTGTACATCTTCAAAGGACTTAGCTCCATTTTTAACAGCAGCCACTATATCTCCTGCTGTAACCTTAAAACATCCACATACTATTTGGTTTTCATCGATTTTTTTTCTAATTATTAATTCATTTACTAATTTCTTGTTGCCTTCTACACAACGACCGCATCCAGTACCCACTTTTGTAACGGCTTGTACTTCTTCAAAGGACTTAGCTCCATTTTTAACAGCATTTTTTAAATCCTCTTCAGTAACGTTGTAACATCCACACACTACTTTATCCTCTGCTTTAGATTTTATAAATTTTGAAATTATTGATTTAAACATCCTCTTTATCTCCTTATCATATTAAAATAATTAACTGAATTTATCATTAATTTATTTGTTTTATATATCTTAACTTTATTTAACTTGGTTCAATCTCTCAAGTAATTTTTCAACATCAATTCCATGAACCATAGCTGCTTGTTCAATACTTTCAGCTTGTGAAGCAGGGCATCCAATACAACCCATTCCAAAATTCATAAGTACTTGTACAGCTTCTGATCCCATCTTTACGATATCTTTTATTAATGTCTCTTTTTCTACTTTCATTTATATATATCATCTCCTTTACTGATACTAATTAGTTACTTACTAATTAGTTAATTACTAATTAGTAATATTATTTCAAAATAATTGGTGTATATTTATACACCAGATAATTTCTTTAATAAACTTATTAAGTTATTCTTTTCCTCTGTTGTTAGGACACTAAAAATTTCGTTTATATTCTCTACATGTTTAGGAAAAATATCACCTATTAATTGTCTACCTTTTTCTGTAATACTAATTAGGTTAACTCTTCTATCCTTGGGATCAACACATCTTTTAATTAAGTCTTCCTTAGCCAAGTTATCTATAACAACAGTCATATTTCCACCAGTAGCTAATGCTTTCTCGAGTATTTCACAAATTTTTAGATCGCCTTTGTGGTACAGCATTTCAAGTACAGCAAACTGAGAAACCGTTAAACCTCCCTCTTTAATTGTTCTTTGTTCCCTTTTGCGAACTGTCTGGCTAGTTCTGCTTAATGCTATTAGTGTCTTTAAATTTAAATCACTTAATTCACCATAAGATATTTTTTCTTTACCCATACAGATAATATATTACTAATTAGTAATATTGTCAAGTGTCTTAAAATAGACTTTTTGTTCAAGAAAAATTTTAGATATAGCACTTTCATTACCAATAACCTGAATACTGCAGCTTCGAGACAAAAAATATCCTAAGCTGCAATGATACACCAAATCCCTCAATTTTTAATGCATACATATTGGTGCAATTATTTCAAGAACGTAGTGAATATTTTAACAATATACTCCTTCCCTGGAAAAATATTATTATTTATTTTATTAAGCATTCAATCATTTCTTTTTATTTACCTCTTGATTTTCAGTGTTAAACAACTTATAATGAAAACCGTAATCACTCGATAATGATTTTCATTATCTGTGAATTATATAACAAAATTCAATAGGAGTGGTGTCAATGCGTAAATTCTTTTCAGTTTTTCTAGTAACACTTTTACTACTTCCCCTATTTTCAATACAAGTATTAGCTGCCGATGCAAAATCAGAACTAACAAAGGCTAATATTTTCATTGAAAATTCAAAGGAATCCCTGAAAACAGGAGATATTTCTAAAGTCATAGATTCATACAACCAATTCAACGAAGCTTGGGGCGATTTTGAAGATGATATTAAGCAGCAATCTAAACAAGCTTACGGTGATATTGAAAGCAAAATGGGTATGGTCCGTTTTCTATTGTCACAAGATCCTATTCAAAAGGATAAACTTCTTGATGCTTTAGAGGATTTAGAAAAAACTAATAAATTATTTATATCTGATAGCTATAAAAACATTGAACAAAAATCCAATGGAAAAGCAACCACAGTAAAAGACTTAGTTGTACTATTAGAAAAAGCAAAAGGTCAAATTCAAAGTGGCAATTCCATAGCTGCGGCTAAAACCATGGATACCTTTAGCTCATCTTGGCTTGATATTGAAGGTGTGGTTCTAACGCAATCTAAGAAGGTATATGATGATGCAGAGAAAGATATGGTTAGTGCTAAAGCTTATCTTACAGTAAATCCCGTTCAACAGGATAAGGCTATAAAAG includes these proteins:
- a CDS encoding HD-GYP domain-containing protein translates to MLFNLNEFLRAVSFALDFVEIDILGVSSNHGKRTAYTSFYTRQALQEISGFEDITEWASNHHEKLNGQGYPFGKTAEALDFNSRLIACLDIYEALTEERPYRRALSHRSAMDILNKMKEEGFIDSKITQDIDNVFNIKS
- a CDS encoding dicarboxylate/amino acid:cation symporter, translated to MNLQYISLLISASILGILFFMKTKKNNFGIRVLTAMIFGVAVGIILKNNALIIEPLGTIYVNLIKMLVIPLVMASLISSITTLDNTEKLKRISFKSLGFLIATTVLATGIGLIVGKVMNLGSGMQFVKDAAFKAKEVPKFSSVIVDMFPINPISDMANAKMIPVIIFSILVAVAINVEGTKQPEAVKPVKDFISSFSKIMFSLTRMIIELTPYGVYGLMVPVAAKYGVASLLPLGKFILAMYIGCLIHIALVHGSLIALIAKVNPIKFFTKISEALVVAFTTRSSYGTLPITIRVLTEKVKVSDRIASFTASLGASIGMNGGGGVYPTLVAIFVARLFNIELTFAHYILLFVTAAISSIGIAGVPGAATISATVVLSSLGLPVEGLAMILGIDVVVDMIRTMTNVTGAAVASILVASTENELDVDAFNKSDVKNELTVA
- a CDS encoding (2Fe-2S)-binding protein — encoded protein: MFKSIISKFIKSKAEDKVVCGCYNVTEEDLKNAVKNGAKSFEEVQAVTKVGTGCGRCVEGNKKLVNELIIRKKIDENQIVCGCFKVTAGDIVAAVKNGAKSFEDVQAITKVGTGCGGCIAGNKALVDYLLKK
- a CDS encoding DUF1858 domain-containing protein, which encodes MKVEKETLIKDIVKMGSEAVQVLMNFGMGCIGCPASQAESIEQAAMVHGIDVEKLLERLNQVK
- a CDS encoding MarR family winged helix-turn-helix transcriptional regulator — encoded protein: MGKEKISYGELSDLNLKTLIALSRTSQTVRKREQRTIKEGGLTVSQFAVLEMLYHKGDLKICEILEKALATGGNMTVVIDNLAKEDLIKRCVDPKDRRVNLISITEKGRQLIGDIFPKHVENINEIFSVLTTEEKNNLISLLKKLSGV
- a CDS encoding ATP-grasp domain-containing protein, whose amino-acid sequence is MKKIYVIHENDQWLVPLRKEFEKLNLPYEEWFLAKGTLDLTKTPPEGVFYNRMSASSHTRDHRYAAEYTSAVLAWLEAHGRRVVNNSNALKLEVSKVAQYVSLNIFGIRTPKTIAAIGKEEIIKAAKEFEGAFITKHNRAGKGLGVQKFENIEALEKYVYGSDFEEPVDGITLIQQYIDSPAPFIVRNEFIGGKYYYSVQVNTSEGFQLCPADACQVGDAFCPASESSSSKFTVLEGFENPIFENYEKFLAANGIEIAGIEMITDRKGQIYTYDVNTNTNYNSEAENKAGVSGMGAIAKFLGEELEKLKTN
- a CDS encoding acetylglutamate kinase, which produces MSNKIRELWEQHTTWTRAAIVSLVFGLPDVDFVTNRLLQNPEDFGNTFRVYYGNKIGSKLRDLIREHLVIAAQLVKAAKAGDNKAESEIEKRWYANGDEIAAFLRSINPYWSEEDWRKMYRTHLGLVKSEAVILLTKNYSTEASIYDKLETQALEMADMMIQGIIKQFPEKFK